The following proteins are encoded in a genomic region of Triticum dicoccoides isolate Atlit2015 ecotype Zavitan chromosome 1B, WEW_v2.0, whole genome shotgun sequence:
- the LOC119309531 gene encoding bZIP transcription factor RISBZ2-like, translating to MEPVFFSLEEAMPEPDSNPCRTSSPPLEAHMLVAGLGGVGAGEVVGGCATNECATEWCFQKFVDEPWLLNVPTAPVANPEASTLYPNPTAEGSRKRPYNVHEMVGPEEVIPTPPAASPVVDPVAYNAMLRRKLDAHLAAVAMLRTTRGICPQSSHDNGASQNSDSIQGSENHTGDVSLHQLSSSSLEPSPSDGDMEGEAQTIGTMHISAEKANKRKESNRDSARRSRSRKAAHAKELEEQVSLLRVANNSLMRHLADVSHRYVNISIDNRVLKANVETLEAKVKMAEETMKRVTCTNNFPQAMSSISSLGIPFSGSPLNGICDNPLPTQNTSLNYLPPTTTNFDVNNNYIPEPALAFQIQDQIPSLHMQPMSCLDHHPQRMHIGIPTSAPTPQRESTTLDSTEIVNMVM from the exons ATGGAGCCCGTGTTCTTCTCACTGGAGGAGGCGATGCCCGAGCCCGACTCTAACCCCTGCCGGACCTCGTCGCCGCCGCTGGAGGCACACATGCTCGTCGCAGGACTCGGAGGAGTGggcgccggcgaggtcgtcggcgggtgCGCGACGAACGAGTGCGCGACAGAATGGTGCTTCCAGAAGTTCGTGGACGAGCCGTGGCTGCTCAACGTCCCCACCGCGCCAGTGGCGAACCCCGAAGCTTCGACGCTTTACCCTAATCCCACGGCCGAGGGGAGCCGCAAGAGGCCGTACAACGTCCATGAGATGGTGGGCCCGGAGGAGGTCATCCCCACGCCGCCTGCGGCGAGCCCGGTGGTGGACCCCGTGGCGTACAACGCGATGCTCAGACGGAAGTTGGACGCGCATCTCGCCGCCGTCGCCATGTTGAGG ACCACTCGGGGAATTTGCCCACAAAGCTCCCATGACAATGGAGCATCGCAAAATTCAGATTCCATCCAAGGCTCAGAAAACCACACCGGAG ATGTCAGTTTGCATCAACTTAGCTCTTCCTCATTGGAGCCATCACCATCAGATGGTGATATGGAAGGGGAGGCACAAACAATTGGAACTATGCATATTAGTGCAGAGAAAGCGAATAAGAG GAAAGAATCTAACAGGGATTCGGCGAGACGCTCAAGGAGTAGAAAAGCAGCTCATGCGAAGGAACTAGAGGAGCAG GTCTCACTATTAAGAGTCGCAAATAACTCTTTGATGAGACATCTTGCAGATGTAAGTCACAGATACGTCAATATCTCTATTGACAATAGGGTACTAAAGGCAAATGTTGAAACCCTAGAAGCAAAG GTAAAGATGGCCGAGGAAACTATGAAGAGGGTTACATGCACCAACAATTTCCCCCAAGCAATGTCTAGCATATCATCTCTCGGGATTCCTTTCAGTGGCTCCCCATTGAACGGTATCTGTGATAATCCATTGCCAACCCAGAACACCTCACTTAACTACCTCCCTCCCACAACAACAAATTTTGATGTGAACAACAACTACATCCCCGAGCCAGCTTTGGCGTTCCAGATCCAGGATCAAATACCTTCGCTACATATGCAACCTATGTCATGCTTGGATCATCACCCGCAGAGGATGCACATAGGTATTCCTACATCAGCACCTACTCCGCAACGGGAATCTACTACATTGGATTCAACTGAAATAGTCAACATGGTGATGTAG